One Fibrobacter sp. DNA window includes the following coding sequences:
- a CDS encoding DNA translocase FtsK, with translation MATQKKKSAKKPVKKKNSGTENEQGFGLVLAGWFLLALGVILLLGCVSSVYSGSHGNWLGPYLGKLIPNAVMMLFGKVSVLFFTSSLVLWGLCLAFDSLRTKILRYALGLTLLSLDLSFLLALKVYGLGQVSKDVLMLNGGILGQFFTQNIAIPIFGQESCMAPLIILVVCFILILVLSFGLRPRHFHFLVQTSDWLKKVFGKKPVLEAEVVELDNSDRTVRGGRSEKDDQSIAQPAKLRRGVMMDDETVMLEPDAFKIRRKGRVVPFNGRNNWLDNELDGRNVSEAPGEIPFAAEKTMAPTMAAAEQTLAATMGGAGAVGGEDPEIARLQEYLRLNERKMNALEIMEVREKIAALRRARDMIDWEKGHKGRLQVKGDVRRDNVETVESAPAANSPVDERTIAAGGNSADRTIAARGAAVTARVRSFNAAESTMGTDSLDASDEPTIAYGRNETASASEIDPESLLGGDGAATDDTFTPVVYGADDTSDMEPALDAESTMGGDIGTVIPRGNSGAQAAAIPQPDPTEHYDEYKVPAISDILSDHEAQTADYTEEELNAIGKMLEEKLENFKVKGRVIGCETGPMITRFEVEPGPGVKVSRFSALQEDLALPLKVSSVRILAPIPGKAAVGIEIPNRKFQTVFSKDVFESEKFNPSPEKIVVALGKDITGEAFSMDLAKAPHLLIAGQTGSGKSVCINALMASMLFSKTPDELRMILVDPKAVELKMYESIPHLLAPVITKPEIAIQALQWLCYEMDRRTEVLATAKVRNIGGFNAKYEAGELPDDIPEEDKGHRMPFIVVIIDEMADLMMVAGKEIEKSVARLAAKARAVGIHLVLATQRPSVKVITGIIKANLPTRISFKVASQIDARTVMDHAGAEKLLGRGDMLFKAVNDPDPVRVHGAFLSDEEAERLADACSNQNVFYPQVESFDVSEGAEGDEDGEGGKNLGKLDPLLFDVACWAIEVSGLSTSAVQRHFSVGYSRAGKIVDQLYGLGVCGPSKGNSKPRAMLVGMDELMQMERSGTFR, from the coding sequence TTGGCTACTCAAAAGAAGAAATCGGCAAAAAAGCCTGTTAAGAAGAAAAATAGCGGTACAGAAAACGAACAGGGCTTTGGACTTGTTTTGGCAGGATGGTTCCTGCTGGCTTTAGGTGTCATCCTCTTGCTTGGTTGTGTAAGCTCCGTTTATAGCGGAAGTCACGGCAACTGGCTCGGCCCTTATCTTGGAAAGTTGATTCCTAATGCGGTGATGATGCTTTTTGGCAAAGTCTCCGTGCTGTTCTTTACAAGCTCCCTGGTGCTTTGGGGGTTGTGCCTTGCATTTGATAGCCTGAGAACAAAGATTCTCCGCTATGCCTTGGGCCTTACGCTTCTTTCTCTGGATTTGTCCTTCCTTTTGGCTCTGAAGGTTTATGGCCTGGGTCAGGTTTCCAAGGATGTGTTGATGTTGAACGGTGGTATTTTGGGCCAATTCTTTACCCAGAATATTGCCATTCCTATTTTTGGACAGGAATCCTGCATGGCTCCGCTGATTATTTTGGTTGTGTGCTTTATCCTGATTCTCGTTCTTTCTTTTGGACTTCGTCCCCGCCATTTCCATTTCCTGGTGCAGACTTCCGATTGGCTCAAGAAGGTCTTTGGCAAAAAGCCTGTGCTGGAAGCTGAAGTCGTTGAACTTGACAATTCCGATCGAACAGTTCGTGGTGGCCGATCTGAAAAGGACGACCAGTCCATTGCTCAGCCAGCAAAGCTTCGCCGTGGTGTCATGATGGATGATGAAACGGTAATGCTGGAACCGGATGCCTTCAAGATTCGTCGCAAGGGTAGGGTGGTTCCCTTTAATGGCCGTAACAACTGGCTCGATAATGAGCTTGATGGTCGAAACGTTTCTGAAGCGCCTGGTGAAATCCCGTTTGCCGCAGAAAAGACTATGGCACCCACGATGGCTGCTGCGGAACAAACTCTTGCTGCAACAATGGGGGGGGCTGGTGCCGTGGGCGGTGAAGATCCAGAAATTGCACGCTTGCAGGAATACTTGCGTTTGAATGAACGTAAGATGAATGCCCTTGAAATCATGGAAGTTCGCGAAAAGATTGCTGCCTTGCGCAGAGCCCGCGATATGATTGACTGGGAAAAGGGCCACAAGGGTCGCTTGCAGGTAAAGGGCGATGTCCGTCGCGATAACGTGGAAACTGTGGAAAGCGCTCCTGCAGCGAATAGTCCTGTTGATGAAAGAACTATTGCTGCTGGTGGAAATTCTGCAGACAGGACGATTGCTGCCCGAGGTGCTGCCGTTACCGCAAGGGTTCGCTCTTTCAATGCCGCCGAATCCACCATGGGTACAGACTCCTTGGATGCATCCGACGAGCCTACCATCGCATACGGCCGTAATGAAACCGCTTCTGCAAGTGAAATTGATCCTGAAAGTTTACTGGGAGGTGACGGTGCCGCAACTGACGATACCTTTACTCCTGTAGTTTATGGTGCCGACGACACTTCCGATATGGAACCTGCTTTGGATGCAGAATCTACCATGGGTGGCGATATCGGTACTGTGATTCCTAGAGGAAATTCCGGGGCTCAGGCTGCAGCTATTCCGCAACCCGATCCTACGGAACATTACGACGAATACAAGGTGCCCGCTATTTCCGACATCTTGTCTGATCACGAAGCCCAGACTGCGGACTATACCGAAGAAGAACTGAATGCCATCGGCAAGATGCTTGAAGAAAAACTTGAAAACTTCAAGGTGAAGGGCCGTGTCATTGGTTGCGAAACCGGTCCCATGATTACCCGCTTTGAAGTGGAACCGGGTCCTGGCGTAAAGGTTAGCCGATTCTCCGCTTTGCAGGAAGACTTGGCTCTTCCGTTGAAGGTTTCCTCTGTGCGAATTCTTGCTCCTATTCCGGGTAAGGCTGCGGTGGGTATCGAAATTCCCAATCGTAAGTTCCAGACGGTGTTCAGCAAGGATGTCTTTGAAAGCGAAAAGTTCAACCCGTCTCCCGAGAAGATTGTGGTTGCCTTGGGTAAGGACATTACCGGCGAAGCCTTCTCCATGGATTTGGCAAAGGCTCCGCACTTGCTGATTGCTGGTCAGACTGGCTCTGGTAAGTCTGTCTGTATTAATGCTCTTATGGCAAGTATGCTGTTCAGCAAGACTCCGGATGAACTCCGCATGATTCTTGTGGACCCGAAGGCAGTGGAACTTAAGATGTACGAAAGCATCCCGCACCTGCTTGCTCCTGTGATTACCAAACCCGAAATTGCAATTCAGGCTCTGCAGTGGCTGTGCTACGAAATGGACCGTCGTACCGAAGTTCTTGCAACGGCAAAGGTTCGTAACATCGGTGGCTTCAACGCCAAGTATGAAGCTGGCGAATTGCCTGACGATATTCCGGAAGAAGACAAGGGCCACCGTATGCCCTTCATCGTTGTGATTATCGATGAGATGGCTGACCTTATGATGGTTGCTGGTAAGGAAATTGAAAAGTCCGTAGCCCGCTTGGCAGCAAAGGCTCGAGCCGTGGGTATCCACTTGGTGCTTGCAACTCAGCGTCCTTCTGTGAAGGTGATTACGGGTATTATCAAGGCCAACTTGCCTACTCGTATCAGCTTTAAGGTAGCATCCCAGATTGACGCCCGTACCGTGATGGATCACGCGGGTGCAGAAAAGCTTTTGGGCCGTGGCGACATGCTATTCAAGGCTGTGAACGATCCGGATCCGGTTCGTGTTCATGGTGCATTCCTTAGCGATGAAGAAGCGGAACGCTTGGCTGATGCCTGCTCCAACCAGAACGTCTTTTACCCGCAGGTGGAATCCTTTGATGTGTCTGAAGGCGCCGAAGGTGATGAAGATGGGGAAGGCGGAAAGAACCTTGGCAAGCTGGATCCTCTTCTGTTCGATGTGGCCTGCTGGGCTATTGAAGTCAGCGGTCTGTCCACTTCTGCTGTGCAGCGTCACTTTAGCGTGGGCTATAGCCGTGCCGGCAAGATTGTTGACCAGCTTTATGGCCTTGGAGTTTGTGGCCCCAGCAAGGGTAATTCCAAACCGCGAGCAATGCTTGTGGGCATGGATGAACTGATGCAGATGGAACGCTCCGGAACCTTTAGATAG
- a CDS encoding DUF456 domain-containing protein: MDIVILIIAIILAIVGFVGSVTPGIPGPPISWAALLLLSFYPSVTLGATLLIAMAIVAAIITVLDYVIPSISTKKFGGSKAGVWGCNIGLIVSFIGLPFGPQGLLGVIIWPFLGALIGELIMSKDLKVSARSATGAFIGFLCGTGFKLIYAAIVAFMMVYQLLIK, encoded by the coding sequence ATGGACATCGTTATTCTTATCATCGCAATTATTCTTGCAATTGTCGGTTTTGTTGGTTCCGTGACCCCAGGCATTCCTGGCCCACCCATCAGCTGGGCAGCCCTTCTGTTACTGAGTTTTTATCCGTCCGTCACATTGGGAGCAACCCTCTTGATCGCCATGGCTATTGTGGCTGCAATCATTACCGTGCTGGATTACGTCATCCCCTCCATCAGCACCAAGAAGTTCGGTGGAAGCAAGGCCGGCGTTTGGGGCTGTAACATCGGCCTCATCGTTTCTTTCATCGGCCTTCCCTTCGGTCCCCAAGGCTTGCTGGGCGTTATCATCTGGCCCTTCCTGGGAGCACTGATCGGCGAACTGATTATGAGCAAGGACCTGAAGGTTTCTGCCCGTTCAGCAACAGGCGCCTTCATTGGATTCTTATGCGGCACTGGCTTTAAGCTGATTTACGCAGCCATCGTCGCATTCATGATGGTCTATCAATTACTTATAAAGTAA
- the guaB gene encoding IMP dehydrogenase: MKILPEALTFDDVLLVPAASSVLPAQTDVSTQLAPNIKLNIPVISAAMDTVTTAPLAISIALQGGLGIIHKNMSIEEQAEEVRKVKRWQSGIVSNPVTLEADQPVSVAFEMRAIHKISGFPILKNGKLVGMLTSRDLRTISDFSVKIEKVMTKNPVTASPKISLAKAKELLAEKRIEKLPLVDNAGNLKGLITMTDILKRENNPSASLDKNGQLLVGAAVGTSANTLERVAALVEAGVDLLVIDTAHGHHIGVRNMVKTVRKKYPKLTICGGNVCTPEAVTELAKCGANIVKVGIGPGSICTTRIVAGVGYPQFSAVVECGKAARKAGVKIIADGGLKFSGDIVKALAAGGHAVMIGSMFAGTEEAPGEVILADGRSFKSYRGMGSLGAMAAGSADRYFQGGIKEPRKFVPEGIEGRVPYKGPLRDTIYQIIGGIHSAMGYAGAANLKELYDKATFVRITGAGLRESHPHDVTITKEAPNYRSES, from the coding sequence ATGAAAATTTTGCCTGAAGCTTTGACGTTTGATGACGTTCTTCTCGTTCCCGCAGCTTCCTCCGTTTTGCCCGCTCAGACAGACGTGAGCACCCAGCTTGCCCCGAACATTAAGCTCAACATTCCGGTAATCAGTGCCGCTATGGATACTGTCACTACCGCTCCTCTCGCCATTTCTATCGCTCTCCAGGGTGGTCTCGGTATCATCCACAAGAACATGAGCATCGAAGAACAGGCAGAAGAAGTTCGCAAGGTCAAGCGCTGGCAGTCCGGTATCGTTAGCAATCCGGTGACCCTGGAAGCTGACCAGCCGGTTTCCGTTGCATTTGAAATGCGCGCTATTCACAAGATTAGCGGTTTCCCCATTCTCAAGAATGGCAAGTTGGTGGGTATGCTCACAAGCCGTGACCTCCGCACCATCTCTGACTTCAGTGTGAAGATTGAAAAGGTGATGACCAAGAACCCGGTCACCGCAAGCCCGAAGATCAGCCTCGCAAAGGCTAAGGAACTTTTGGCTGAAAAGCGTATTGAAAAGCTTCCCCTCGTGGACAATGCTGGCAACCTCAAGGGCCTCATTACCATGACCGACATTTTGAAGCGCGAAAACAACCCCTCCGCAAGCCTGGACAAGAATGGCCAGTTGCTGGTTGGTGCTGCTGTTGGTACTTCCGCAAACACTTTGGAACGTGTTGCTGCTCTCGTTGAAGCTGGCGTTGACCTGTTGGTTATCGACACCGCTCACGGTCACCACATTGGCGTCCGTAACATGGTGAAGACCGTTCGCAAGAAGTATCCGAAGCTCACCATCTGCGGTGGTAACGTTTGCACTCCGGAAGCTGTTACTGAACTTGCCAAGTGCGGTGCTAACATTGTTAAGGTTGGTATCGGTCCTGGCTCTATCTGCACCACTCGTATTGTTGCTGGTGTTGGCTATCCGCAGTTCTCCGCCGTCGTTGAATGCGGTAAGGCTGCTCGCAAGGCTGGCGTCAAGATTATCGCTGATGGTGGCCTCAAGTTCTCTGGCGACATCGTCAAGGCTCTCGCTGCTGGCGGTCACGCTGTGATGATCGGTTCTATGTTCGCTGGTACCGAAGAAGCTCCGGGCGAAGTCATCCTCGCTGATGGCCGTTCCTTCAAGAGCTACCGCGGTATGGGCTCTCTGGGCGCTATGGCTGCTGGTTCTGCAGACCGTTACTTCCAGGGGGGCATTAAGGAACCCCGCAAGTTTGTTCCGGAAGGCATCGAAGGCCGCGTTCCTTACAAGGGACCGCTCCGCGATACCATTTACCAGATCATCGGTGGTATCCATTCCGCTATGGGTTACGCAGGTGCTGCAAACCTGAAGGAACTCTACGACAAGGCTACCTTCGTTCGCATCACTGGTGCAGGTCTCCGCGAATCTCATCCCCACGATGTGACCATCACCAAGGAAGCTCCGAACTACCGTTCTGAAAGCTAA
- a CDS encoding CHASE2 domain-containing protein — translation MQVKLSKKTKKVGAGFFISAIIVVLILIFGSTQNEITGNTRNSAESLENLFYDLFFKAATSIEEDFGGNDKIKTSGNYDPSILIVDIDEPALAKLGNYNEWDRSIHADVVKHLSEGGAAAIGFDILFKNADFGKQKAGQVMSLLTEVEPEKSWDSLYPEILSTYNYDSMLVAAVKESGNVIVCDMFDDAKSYKHESQWRPLSSEKRAQEVGFQSVINNNQVDSLKNIEPKDLLDNVFPELAQAGQFVGSVNAYPDQDGVVRRVSLLYRFPNPELEPTLDPSLEEVGKIDSSRIYSTMSLMTILHLFHQKPENVEIKMGKYINVGKAFGIYRDSTGGYHTTYPYFSYPMFLSLRDKLKEKKFQKKATSDFIDISSKIIATKGKDSSITFEIFEGQLLTPRLSDAIRKMDPAVLDKVEKGSSLDLGDGISIKFDEEEFTGDRFVIEDEEDEEEATITTYVVKAVHFFEDSLKNIPVGKPALLSLDLDVRYDKPTKKWHATQVILSDAVIRDIEATDDLAIQNLAPGEELRFGPEKHIPIDRYGRYQVRYKGRYNTAEALRTFQHLSYYDVYKHRVDPIFYQGKIFILGSAAAALFDFVPGPHEENYPAVLIHATIIKNILEDEYIVTLGERYQQLIVILLALLCVILGLFLKSYFSISISIVLMAVYTFIAFRYFEAGIYIGVSKQVLAILLTNITALVVQFYFENKEKSFINNAFKQYISPELIDAMVNNEIMPTLGGEKSNITAYFTDIASFSTFSEKIGDPSKLVELLNEYLTAMTDTLLTNKGTLDKYEGDAIIAFFGAPMPLENHAQSACYSAVGMQRKLMELRRKWASEGNKWPKVVHDMHMRIGINSGDIVTGNMGSTMRKNYTMMGDAVNLAARLESAAKQYGAYIQISEDTQKNLEEGRFIYRSLDTVRVVGKSQPVKTFELLEKSKCDNAEQLRKLVEIWEKARLCYLAMDWDNAIDLFTQCLDLEPHHPDRDPGSKTTPSHVYIKRCEAYKLHPPVADGEEWDGVFTATEK, via the coding sequence ATGCAAGTAAAACTTTCTAAAAAGACGAAGAAAGTCGGAGCCGGTTTTTTCATCTCCGCCATCATCGTTGTATTGATTCTTATTTTCGGTAGTACCCAGAACGAGATTACCGGCAACACGAGAAACAGTGCCGAATCTCTTGAAAATCTTTTCTACGACCTTTTCTTTAAAGCCGCAACCAGTATCGAAGAAGACTTCGGTGGAAACGACAAAATCAAGACCTCGGGTAATTACGACCCCAGCATCTTGATTGTGGATATCGACGAACCCGCCCTTGCAAAATTGGGCAACTATAACGAATGGGACCGTTCCATCCACGCAGACGTGGTTAAGCATCTGAGCGAAGGCGGCGCAGCAGCGATTGGCTTCGATATTCTCTTTAAGAATGCTGACTTCGGCAAACAGAAAGCCGGCCAGGTCATGAGCCTCTTGACCGAAGTGGAACCAGAAAAATCCTGGGACTCCCTCTATCCTGAAATTTTGTCTACTTACAACTACGACTCTATGCTTGTCGCAGCCGTCAAGGAAAGCGGAAACGTCATCGTCTGCGATATGTTTGATGACGCAAAGTCCTACAAGCACGAATCCCAATGGCGCCCCCTCAGTAGCGAAAAGCGCGCCCAGGAAGTAGGTTTCCAGTCCGTTATCAACAACAATCAGGTAGACAGCCTTAAGAACATCGAACCCAAGGACCTCCTGGACAACGTGTTCCCGGAACTCGCCCAGGCCGGCCAATTCGTAGGTTCCGTCAACGCCTACCCGGACCAGGATGGTGTCGTCCGTCGCGTCTCCCTGCTGTACCGGTTCCCCAACCCGGAACTGGAACCCACGCTGGACCCGTCTCTTGAAGAAGTAGGCAAGATTGATTCCTCTAGAATCTACTCCACCATGTCCTTGATGACCATCCTCCACCTTTTCCACCAGAAGCCGGAGAACGTGGAAATCAAGATGGGCAAGTACATCAACGTTGGCAAGGCTTTCGGCATTTACAGGGATAGCACCGGCGGTTACCACACAACCTACCCGTACTTCAGCTACCCCATGTTCCTCTCCCTCCGCGACAAGCTGAAAGAAAAGAAATTCCAGAAAAAGGCAACATCAGACTTTATCGACATTTCTTCCAAGATTATCGCCACAAAGGGCAAGGACAGTTCCATTACCTTTGAAATCTTCGAAGGACAACTCCTTACTCCAAGACTTTCCGATGCCATCCGCAAAATGGATCCCGCCGTTCTGGACAAGGTGGAAAAGGGCTCTAGCCTGGACTTGGGTGACGGAATCTCTATCAAGTTCGATGAAGAAGAATTCACCGGCGACCGCTTTGTTATTGAAGACGAAGAAGACGAAGAGGAAGCAACCATCACCACTTACGTGGTCAAGGCAGTTCATTTCTTCGAAGATTCCCTCAAGAATATTCCTGTAGGAAAGCCTGCGCTTCTGTCCTTGGATCTCGACGTACGTTATGACAAGCCCACAAAGAAATGGCACGCCACCCAGGTCATCCTCTCCGACGCAGTTATCCGCGATATCGAAGCAACAGACGATTTGGCAATTCAAAACCTCGCCCCCGGCGAAGAATTGCGTTTCGGTCCGGAAAAACACATTCCTATTGACCGCTACGGACGTTACCAGGTTCGTTATAAAGGCCGCTACAATACCGCAGAAGCTTTGCGAACCTTCCAGCATCTTTCCTATTACGACGTTTACAAGCACCGTGTGGATCCCATTTTCTATCAAGGAAAAATTTTCATCTTGGGTTCTGCAGCAGCGGCCCTATTCGACTTTGTGCCGGGTCCTCACGAAGAAAACTACCCGGCGGTCTTGATTCACGCAACCATCATCAAGAACATTCTTGAAGACGAATACATCGTCACCTTGGGAGAACGTTACCAGCAGCTGATTGTTATTTTGTTGGCTCTCCTTTGCGTTATCCTTGGCTTGTTCCTAAAGAGCTACTTCTCTATTTCTATTTCCATCGTGTTAATGGCGGTCTACACTTTCATTGCCTTCCGCTACTTCGAAGCAGGCATCTATATCGGCGTATCCAAGCAAGTTCTCGCCATCTTGCTAACGAACATCACAGCCCTTGTGGTCCAGTTCTATTTCGAAAATAAGGAAAAAAGCTTCATCAACAATGCGTTCAAACAGTACATTTCTCCTGAACTGATCGACGCCATGGTGAACAATGAAATTATGCCGACGTTGGGCGGAGAAAAGTCCAACATTACCGCATACTTCACCGACATTGCAAGCTTCTCCACCTTCTCCGAAAAGATTGGCGACCCGAGTAAACTGGTTGAACTTTTGAACGAATACCTTACCGCCATGACCGACACCTTGCTAACAAACAAGGGTACGTTGGACAAATACGAAGGCGACGCAATCATCGCGTTCTTCGGCGCGCCCATGCCCCTAGAAAACCACGCCCAAAGTGCTTGCTACTCCGCCGTTGGCATGCAACGCAAGCTTATGGAACTCCGTAGAAAGTGGGCTAGCGAAGGTAACAAGTGGCCTAAGGTTGTTCACGACATGCATATGAGAATCGGAATCAACTCCGGTGACATCGTGACGGGAAACATGGGTTCTACCATGCGTAAGAACTACACCATGATGGGTGACGCCGTGAACTTGGCCGCACGATTGGAAAGTGCAGCCAAGCAGTACGGTGCCTACATCCAAATTAGCGAAGACACCCAGAAGAATCTTGAAGAAGGACGATTCATTTACCGCTCCCTGGACACCGTCCGCGTGGTGGGTAAGAGCCAGCCGGTCAAGACCTTTGAACTTTTGGAAAAGAGCAAGTGCGATAACGCAGAACAGCTCCGCAAGCTTGTTGAAATTTGGGAAAAGGCTCGTCTGTGCTACTTGGCTATGGATTGGGACAACGCAATCGACTTGTTCACTCAATGTCTCGACTTGGAACCTCACCATCCCGACCGTGATCCGGGCAGCAAGACTACACCTAGCCACGTCTACATCAAGCGCTGCGAAGCTTACAAGCTGCATCCGCCTGTTGCCGACGGCGAAGAGTGGGACGGCGTGTTCACCGCAACTGAGAAATAA
- the pth gene encoding aminoacyl-tRNA hydrolase, which yields MYMIVGLGNPGSQYANTHHNAGFMAVDKLASSDDWKSEHKALTQKVNIAGQDVLLVKPQTYMNLSGEAVQALMTWYKVKPEQLLVFSDDINLDVGRIRCRANGSHGGQNGLRNIIEKIGDKFPRFRFGVGKCPPKFDLSNWVLAKFPPEDRPAFDEALAKVPALVECYFKLGIEKCMERYNGK from the coding sequence ATGTACATGATCGTTGGTCTTGGAAATCCGGGCTCTCAGTATGCAAACACCCACCACAATGCGGGTTTTATGGCTGTGGATAAGCTGGCTTCTTCTGACGACTGGAAGTCTGAGCACAAGGCTCTGACCCAGAAGGTGAACATTGCCGGTCAGGATGTTTTGTTGGTGAAACCTCAGACCTATATGAACTTGTCTGGTGAAGCCGTGCAGGCCTTGATGACCTGGTACAAGGTTAAGCCGGAACAGCTCCTTGTTTTCAGCGATGACATTAACTTGGATGTTGGCCGTATCCGTTGCCGAGCCAATGGTAGCCATGGTGGTCAGAACGGCCTTCGTAACATCATTGAAAAAATCGGAGACAAGTTCCCTCGTTTCCGTTTTGGTGTGGGCAAGTGCCCTCCCAAGTTTGACTTATCCAACTGGGTTCTGGCAAAGTTCCCGCCGGAAGATCGCCCGGCTTTTGATGAAGCCTTGGCCAAGGTTCCGGCACTTGTGGAATGCTACTTTAAGCTTGGCATTGAAAAGTGCATGGAACGCTATAACGGCAAGTAG
- the ispE gene encoding 4-(cytidine 5'-diphospho)-2-C-methyl-D-erythritol kinase has translation MREYAPSKINLFLDVIRKREDGYHDLGTVFQTVDAGDTVSADLRSDGEIVLTYNNPQEYPVQSDLVFKSAVALKAYAVEQGVAGAENLGADIYLEKVMPLGAGLGGGSADAAATLRLLNKLWNLNFAAEVLEGIGAKLGADVPFLVRGGSAFAEGIGEKLTFMKPLQLAEGEYLLICTPLDAVPTKDAYAGVPKSGPDRWEGYKSEWASAQSTGPSAVNEFWQKNLFNSFEISVYPKHPLVEQMKDEFLRLGAKCALMSGSGASVFGVFASKEQAESAADAMKSISRYQKVTRFWVPTL, from the coding sequence ATGCGCGAATATGCTCCTTCGAAAATCAATTTGTTTCTAGATGTAATCCGCAAGCGTGAAGATGGCTACCACGATCTTGGTACCGTTTTCCAGACTGTGGATGCTGGCGATACTGTTTCTGCTGATCTTCGTAGCGACGGCGAAATTGTTTTAACCTACAACAATCCCCAGGAATATCCGGTACAGTCCGACTTGGTTTTCAAGTCTGCAGTTGCACTTAAGGCTTATGCTGTTGAACAGGGTGTTGCCGGTGCTGAAAATCTTGGTGCAGATATTTACCTGGAAAAGGTAATGCCCCTTGGCGCCGGTCTTGGTGGCGGTAGTGCAGATGCCGCAGCAACCCTCCGCCTCTTGAACAAGTTGTGGAACTTGAATTTTGCTGCCGAAGTGCTGGAAGGTATCGGTGCAAAGCTAGGTGCCGATGTGCCGTTCCTGGTTCGTGGTGGTTCCGCCTTTGCCGAAGGCATTGGTGAAAAGCTGACTTTCATGAAGCCTCTCCAGCTTGCCGAAGGTGAATACCTGCTGATTTGTACCCCGCTAGACGCTGTTCCTACCAAGGATGCCTATGCCGGAGTTCCCAAATCTGGCCCCGACCGTTGGGAAGGCTACAAGTCTGAATGGGCTTCTGCCCAGTCCACAGGTCCTAGTGCGGTGAACGAATTCTGGCAGAAGAACCTGTTTAATTCTTTTGAAATCTCTGTTTACCCGAAGCACCCCTTGGTAGAACAAATGAAAGATGAATTCCTGCGCTTGGGAGCAAAATGTGCCCTGATGTCAGGTTCTGGCGCATCGGTATTTGGCGTTTTTGCATCAAAAGAGCAGGCTGAAAGCGCTGCAGATGCTATGAAATCCATCTCCCGCTACCAAAAAGTAACCCGCTTTTGGGTGCCGACCCTTTAA
- a CDS encoding 50S ribosomal protein L25, with protein MELTKLAATLRVQGKSADAKRLRKAGQIPAVYYGKGQEAVNVSVSAADVRKVLAPGKRYTLLDLVIDGKEGNAAVIYNYQKDALTQEITHIDFLKIDDSTKVKVRVPVKLSGLPVGVKTQGGTYAQQNRYINLAAVPTAIPTAIEMDISDFPAPTTFYAKDLKLPEGVELACTPRVVIFNITAKRGAKAEEA; from the coding sequence ATGGAACTCACTAAGCTCGCAGCAACCTTGAGAGTACAGGGCAAGAGCGCAGACGCTAAGCGTCTCCGCAAGGCCGGCCAGATTCCGGCTGTCTATTATGGTAAGGGTCAGGAAGCAGTGAATGTCAGCGTTAGCGCTGCCGACGTTCGCAAGGTCCTCGCCCCGGGTAAGCGTTATACGCTTCTCGACCTCGTTATCGATGGCAAGGAAGGCAACGCCGCCGTAATTTACAACTACCAGAAGGACGCCCTCACTCAGGAAATCACCCACATCGACTTCCTGAAGATCGACGACTCCACCAAGGTTAAGGTTCGCGTTCCGGTCAAGCTCTCCGGTCTCCCGGTTGGCGTTAAGACCCAGGGCGGTACCTATGCTCAGCAGAACCGCTACATCAACCTCGCCGCAGTCCCGACTGCCATTCCGACCGCAATCGAAATGGACATCTCCGACTTCCCGGCTCCGACCACTTTCTACGCCAAGGACCTCAAGCTCCCCGAAGGTGTGGAACTGGCTTGCACTCCGCGTGTTGTTATCTTCAACATCACCGCTAAGCGTGGCGCAAAGGCTGAAGAAGCATAA